In the Mytilus galloprovincialis chromosome 10, xbMytGall1.hap1.1, whole genome shotgun sequence genome, one interval contains:
- the LOC143048362 gene encoding uncharacterized protein LOC143048362, whose amino-acid sequence MFMDITTKGDLDGIDPFESCITIASACNLVFRRNFLEHQSIGIIPANGYRCEHKQSIKALKWLKYLSEKDTIDIMHAGNGSEKQIGSFLVDGYRETEAGEREVYEFHGCFWHGCDKCFGRSTINPVTGYTMADLFQRTMDKRSFLEKDGYKYISIWECQFDNELKSNVQMRNFVENLCLKDPLEPRDAFYGGRTEAFTTYKEAKGDKIDYYDVTSLYPFINKTGKIPLGHPKIITENFEDINRYEGLIKCKIVPPRGLFLPVLPLKCNGKLLFGLCHTCMKNNFTDECKHTDEERAIVGTWVTDEIKKAVSKGYLITELYEVWHFDEVSQYNPDTKEGGIFTEYVNTFLKIKQEASGWPEWCLTDQDKHTYIKNYFEKEGIWLEEKNIKENPGLRQLAKLILNSFWGKFGQRLNLPKTTYVKDAATYFDILTSDGQEVKDVSFVSEEMVRLQWINNEKFVEESGKTNVVIAAYTTAQARLQLYKYLENLGDRSLYCDTDSIIFSSKPGDWRPMTGDYLGDLTDELPNNNIEVFVSGGPKNYAFKLIKPDKAGNQTCCKIRGITLNYKNSLELNFEIVKEMVKGRMKSVTVTDEYKIRRNVKSIDIISCVEEKDYRIVFDKRVLKDNYTTVPYGM is encoded by the exons ATGTTTATGGATATAACAACGAAAGGCGATTTAGATGGAATTGACCCTTTCGAAAGCTGCATCACGATAGCATCAGCGTGTAACCTGGTTTTTAGAAGAAATTTCTTGGAGCATCAAAGTATCGGTATCATACCAGCTAATGGATACAGATGTGAACATAAGCAGTCCATCAAAGCTTTGAAATGGTTAAAATATCTGTCAGAAAAAGACACTATCGACATTATGCATGCAGGAAACGGAAGCGAGAAACAAATTGGTTCGTTTTTAGTAGATGGGTATAGGGAAACAGAAGCAGGTGAACGAGAAGTATACGAATTTCATGGTTGTTTCTGGCATGGTTGCGACAAATGTTTTGGAAGATCTACCATAAATCCGGTAACTGGTTATACCATGGCTGATCTTTTCCAGCGAACAATGGACAAGAGGTCATTTCTTGAAAAAGATGGTTACAAGTATATATCGATTTGGGAATGCCAGTTTGACAATGAATTAAAGAGTAATGTACAGATGAGGAATTTTGTTGAAAATCTGTGCCTTAAAGATCCATTGGAACCTCGGGACGCCTTTTATGGAGGTCGAACTGAGGCATTTACAACCTACAAAGAGGCCAAAGGAGATAAAATTGATTATTATGATGTAACATCATTATACCCGTTTATTAATAAAACGGGGAAAATTCCTTTGGGTCACCCCAAAATAATCACCGAAAATTTTGAGGACATCAATAGATATGAGGGGCTAATCAAATGTAAAATTGTTCCACCCAGAGGATTGTTCCTACCAGTGTTGCCATTAAAATGCAatggaaaacttttgtttgggttgtgtcatacatgtatgaaaaacaaCTTTACTGACGAATGTAAGCATACTGATGAGGAAAGAGCAATAGTCGGAACTTGGGTAACTGACGAAATAAAAAAAGCTGTATCAAAAGGATATTTAATAACAGAACTTTATGAAGTGTGGCATTTTGACGAAGTATCACAATACAATCCTGATACCAAAGAAGGTGGAATCTTCACAGAATACGTGAATACATTTTTGAAGATTAAACAAGAGGCAAGTGGTTGGCCCGAGTGGTGTTTGACAGACCAAGATAAACACACATATATAAAGAACTATTTCGAAAAAGAGGGAATCTGGCTGGAAGAGAAAAACATTAAAGAGAATCCAGGTTTACGACAACTTGCCAAATTGATATTAAATag cTTCTGGGGTAAATTTGGACAACGTTTGAACCTGCCTAAGACGACATATGTTAAAGATGCAGCAACTTATTTTGACATACTGACGAGCGATGGACAGGAAGTAAAAGATGTTAGCTTTGTATCAGAAGAGATGGTTCGTCTTCAATGGATAAATAACGAAAAATTTGTTGAAGAATCTGGAAAAACGAATGTAGTAATTGCTGCATACACTACGGCTCAAGCTCGACTACAGTTGTACAAATACCTTGAAAACCTTGGTGACCGATCACTGTATTGTGACACTgattcaataatattttcttcaaaacCAGGCGATTGGCGACCAATGACTGGAGATTATTTGGGTGATTTGACTGATGAGCTACCAAACAATAACATTGAAGTTTTTGTAAGTGGTGGGCCTAAGAACTATGCGTTTAAATTAATAAAACCTGACAAAGCTGGAAACCAAACATGCTGTAAAATACGTGGCATCACATTGAACTATAAAAATTCACTAGAACTGAACTTTGAAATAGTAAAAGAGATGGTAAAAGGTAGAATGAAATCGGTAACAGTTACAGACGAGTACAAAATTCGTAGAAACGTCAAATCCATTGATATCATCTCATGTGTGGAGGAAAAGGACTATAGAATAGTTTTTGATAAAAGAGTGCTCAAGGACAACTACACAACAGTTCCTTATGGAATGTGA